The genomic region CCGCTGCCGCGCAGGCCTGGAGCGCCGGCGTCACCCAGCTCGAAAGCGCGCACACCACGCACATGACCGCGGCGGACGCGATGGGCAATGTGGTCGCGACCACCCAGACCATCAACAATCTGTTCGGCGCCAAGATCCTGATCCCCGGCCTCGGCACCGTGCCGAACAACTACATGAATTTGTTCGATCCGCGGCCGGGGCACGCGCTGTCGCTGGCCGCCGGCAAGCGCGTTACCACCTCGATGTCGCCGATGATGGCGCTGCGCGACGGCAGGCTCACTTACGCGCTCGGCCTGCCCGGCGGCAAACGCATCTTCCCGAGCGCGATGCAGGCGCTGATCAATCTGATCGACCACGGCATGAGCCTGCAGGAGGCGGTCGAAGCGCCGCGGGTCTGGACCGAGGGCAATGCGCTGGAGGTCGAGCAGGCGGTGCCGGAGGCCGTGCGCGCCGCGCTGTCGGCCAAGGGCCACAGAGTGCAAGTGGTGCCGACGGTGGCCGGCGGCATGAACGCGATCCAGTTTCACGCTGACGGCACGATTTCGGGCGCAGCCTGCTGGCGCGCCGACGGCACCCCAATCGGCATTGCCGGCGGCCTCGCCCGCGCCGGGGTGCGGTTTGCGTTGAGGTGAGGCCGACTACGCTGTTTGACAGGTTGAACCGAGAACCATCCTCAACGTCGTCCTGGCGAAAGCCAAGAGTGAACTCAGGGGACCCATTACCCCTAATCTCATTGCTGTGCGACGCCGGGACCGCGATCGTGTTTCATCGCTGATGCGGTGGTTATGGGTCCTGGCTTTCGCCAGGACGACATGTGGGAAGAGTGGTAGCTGAATCACAAATGACTATGGAATGCTGGATCGTCCGCCAGAGCCTGTCCCCATCGTCGTCCCGGCGAAGGCCGGGACCCCGTCATTGTTACGCGCTGCTGAAACGACGAGTCCCGCCTGCAACGCCTGCTGCGGCGTATGGGCCCGGCCTACGCCGGGACGACGAGATGGACAGAACCCGGTCTGCTCTGCGGGATCACCGCGCAAGCGGGGCGAGGTGACTCTACTTCCTGACGCAGATCACGCGGACCACGGCGGCCTTGGCGTCCGCCGACTCGCCCGACACGGTGACGCCATGCGCCTTCAGGAAGCTGCGCACCGCGTCGGCCGGCACCAGCGCGGCCTGCGCCGGCGGCGCCGCGTTCGCGGGGCCCGCCACGATCACGGGCTTCAGCGTCGCGATCCCGGCAAACCTGCCGCCGCTATCGGTCGCCGCTGCGCCGGAGAACCCGAGCGCCGGCGCCGGTGACAGCGCCTGATCGCCGCCGCCGATCTGTGCGACCGAAGCCTTCACGCTGCTCGCGGCCGCGCCGCCGCCCTGGTTCTGCGGATCGGCGATCCCGGTGATGTCGAGCGCGGTCTGCGTCGCCTGGCCTGCGATATTGAGCGGTTTCAGCCCGCGCGCGCCATAGATGCGCAGCAATGCGAGGTCGTGATCCCTGTCCTCGGCGACCCGATCGGCATTGCCGTAGCCCGGAATCGTCAGCGCGATGCAGTCGTCGGTCGCCACGCGGTCGGTCACGATGGCGCCGTCGTCGCTGACCACGACGCCGGTGGCATACTCGACGGTCTTGCGCGGCGGCGGACCGGCCTGCACGGCGGACGGAAATGCATTGAAGGCACTCGACATCGCGATCACCACCGGCTCGATGGTGGTTTGCATCGCCTGGTCATAGAGGATGGTGAGGATGCGGACCTCGTCGCCCTTCAAGGTGCCGCGCAGATAGAACTTCTTCAGCCCCTGCATGCCCGACAGCACGAAGAAATCCGGCTTCACCACGGTGTAGTCGATAGTGCGCCCGGCCGGCTCCTTCTTTTCCTGCTCGGCAAGCTTTGCGGTGGTCGGGCTGGCTTCCTTGCGGCGGGCCAGCAGCACCTGGACGGTGCCGGTCGGCGAGGTCCATTTGGCGCCGGCGGCATCGCTGGTGAGCTGCGGCACGAGCTTGGTCGGAATGCCGAGCCGCGCCCCGGTGGCCGGCTCGGTGACGATCCGCCAGCCGACACCTTCCTGCTTCCGCCGCGCCGTGTCGGCGAGCACGCCGCGCTCCTGCGGGTTCAGCACGCCGGTCGGCTTGCCGCCGCGCTTCTTCTGGAATTCCTTGATCGCATTGACCATGCGCTCGCTGACGTCGCCGGTAATGGCGCCGTTATACTCGCCGACCCAGGCGAGGTCGGATTGCAGCGCCAGCCGTTCGGCCTGCGCCATCGCGCCAGCGGTATCCTCCGGCTTCTGCAAAGCGGGGCGTATCGGCACCGTCGCCACGGTTTTCGGCTTCGCCCCCGCCGTCGAGGGCGGCGTCATCTGGGCCTGCGCCACGCTCATGGAAGCGGCCATCAATGTTGCCGAAAGCACCGATCTCATGACAAATCCGGGGGAAATGACCGACACCATTGACGTCCAGGCAATTAAGCACATCTGCTTGGTCGGCAACAACCGCGCTCCGGTTCAGGGAGCGCGTCAACCCTCATCCTGAGGAGCGGCGAGAGCCGCGTCTCGAAGGATGAGGCCACCGACCGGGCCTCATGGTTCGAGACGCGCGTCGCGCTCCTCACCATGAGGGTCACGGGTAGGATAGATGAGACAATGCTGAGTGCCGACGAACTTGAACGTTATGCCCGCCACATCGTGCTGCGCGAGGTGGGCGGCCCCGGCCAGAATGCGCTGAAGCAGGCGTCGGTGCTGGTGATCGGCGCCGGCGGCCTCGGCGCGCCGGTTCTGATGTATCTGGCTGCCGCCGGCGTCGGCCGGCTCGGCGTGATCGATGACGATATCGTCTCGCTCTCCAATTTGCAGCGCCAGATCATCCATGCGACGTCTGATATCGGCAAGCGCAAGGTCGACAGCGCGGCGGCGCAGATCCATGCGCTCAATCCGCATGTCACGTTCGAGGCGCATCCGATGCGGCTCACCGCCGACAATGCGATGGCGCTGATCGCGCGTTACGATCTCGTGCTCGACGGCTCCGACAATTTCGAGACCCGCTATCTCGTCGCCGATGCCTGCTTCCTCGCCAAGCGGCCGCTGATCACGGCGGCGCTGGGCCAGTTCGACGGTTCGCTGACCACGATCCGCGCGCACGAGAAGAATGCGGACGGCGTGTTCAACCCGACCTATCGCTGCCTGTTTCCGGAGGCGCCGCCGCCGGGCACGGTGCCGGCCTGCGCCGAGGCCGGCGTGATGGGCGCACTCGCCGGCGTGCTGGGATCGATGATGGCGCTGGAGGCGATCCGCGAGATCGTCGGCTTCGGCGAGGGCCTGGTTGGTCGCCTCCTGATGGTGGATGCGCGCGCGATGCGGTTCGAAACATTGCGCTACACGCGTGATCCGCAGAACCCGCTCAACGGTGATGCACCAGGGATCACCGATCTGAGCGGGCACCGGTAGGATTCAGCTCGCGGGCTTCTCGCTGTCCATGTGCCGGAGGTGCTCCTCCGGATAGCGTCCGCCGGCGGCGGCGCCGGGCGGAAATGCTTCGGCGAGTGCAGCAA from Bradyrhizobium elkanii USDA 76 harbors:
- a CDS encoding serine protease; translated protein: MRSVLSATLMAASMSVAQAQMTPPSTAGAKPKTVATVPIRPALQKPEDTAGAMAQAERLALQSDLAWVGEYNGAITGDVSERMVNAIKEFQKKRGGKPTGVLNPQERGVLADTARRKQEGVGWRIVTEPATGARLGIPTKLVPQLTSDAAGAKWTSPTGTVQVLLARRKEASPTTAKLAEQEKKEPAGRTIDYTVVKPDFFVLSGMQGLKKFYLRGTLKGDEVRILTILYDQAMQTTIEPVVIAMSSAFNAFPSAVQAGPPPRKTVEYATGVVVSDDGAIVTDRVATDDCIALTIPGYGNADRVAEDRDHDLALLRIYGARGLKPLNIAGQATQTALDITGIADPQNQGGGAAASSVKASVAQIGGGDQALSPAPALGFSGAAATDSGGRFAGIATLKPVIVAGPANAAPPAQAALVPADAVRSFLKAHGVTVSGESADAKAAVVRVICVRK
- a CDS encoding HesA/MoeB/ThiF family protein yields the protein MLSADELERYARHIVLREVGGPGQNALKQASVLVIGAGGLGAPVLMYLAAAGVGRLGVIDDDIVSLSNLQRQIIHATSDIGKRKVDSAAAQIHALNPHVTFEAHPMRLTADNAMALIARYDLVLDGSDNFETRYLVADACFLAKRPLITAALGQFDGSLTTIRAHEKNADGVFNPTYRCLFPEAPPPGTVPACAEAGVMGALAGVLGSMMALEAIREIVGFGEGLVGRLLMVDARAMRFETLRYTRDPQNPLNGDAPGITDLSGHR